In a single window of the Gemmatimonadota bacterium genome:
- a CDS encoding heavy-metal-associated domain-containing protein — MIAAVALALLAPVAWAQEPRPAQTAKQVEAAPSEVVLTVDGLACPLCAYGLKKKLGALDGVDEVEVALEKGHVHLNLKPGSVVTDATLRKTVKDAGFAIRRIERRGAAPSARK, encoded by the coding sequence ATGATCGCGGCGGTGGCGCTCGCGTTGCTGGCACCAGTGGCCTGGGCTCAGGAGCCGAGGCCGGCTCAGACGGCAAAGCAGGTCGAGGCTGCCCCGAGCGAAGTGGTATTGACGGTGGACGGCCTGGCCTGTCCGCTGTGCGCCTACGGGTTGAAGAAGAAGCTGGGGGCGCTGGACGGCGTCGACGAGGTCGAGGTGGCCCTGGAGAAGGGTCATGTTCACCTGAACCTGAAGCCGGGAAGCGTGGTGACGGATGCCACTCTGCGGAAGACCGTGAAGGACGCTGGCTTCGCGATCCGACGAATTGAGAGGCGCGGGGCGGCGCCGAGTGCTCGGAAATGA